tgttttggtaaataTTGCTCATGTGATGTGATagatgtaaaaaaagaaaaatttcattGCATTTTTCGTTGTCAGACATTATCAAGAAATAATAGTAATGCCACATAGTAATTATAATATTTCATAATTACCCTGGGGACGTTACACCGAATCACCCCCAAGGCTTTGGGGTAAAGCTGtaaattttttacacgacctgcGAATTTGACACgaattcaacataaaattagcAAATTTGAGTCTTATATAATCGGGTTCAGGTCACTTGAATTGACATGTTTAATAAACGGGTCAGTCTCGGTTCAACTCATTTAACTCATGGGTGACTAGTATAACTCGtacaaattaaatttgatttatttatttatttattttattttttacaattcaaaacaaaaccctaaaaggCTAAAATTCATATaagttaaaatttattttatttttacatttaatttcatatataggTTGAAATGGGTCAACCTAACACagcttatttattaaataggttATGTGGGTTGAGTTTTATTAAATAGGCTATGTGGGTTATGTCATGTCACCCCACTTATTTGAATAGGTCGTGTTAGAGTTGAGGAGTTTGATCCGTTTAACTAAATTAGTTGTGTTCGGGTTAACTTGTGAGTCGACTCGATATGTACTCGACACGCCAACTTGAATTGCCAGTCTTACTTTGGGACTGGGGTGGTTGGCCATCGTAGAATTGATCGCTTGGGGTGGGGGTGGTCGAACACCCTCTGAATCAATCTTTAGGATAGTCGAACTACCCCTAACAGTTAGCTGCCCACCCGACCCCACCCGACCCCaatccctttttatttttatttttatgttttgtatttaaagaatttatttgtaattttataagaactttgtaaaaaaaaaaatgatcgcAATTTATATGAAGGGATCATTTTGTTACAAAGCATATCACAAAATTTGTAAACTcattttaaaaccataaaaaattatttgttataaAGCCAAAACATTATaacaaatttaacaatttttccaTTCATATAAGAGGATTGCATGTATTTATAACCAGAGTAAAATAACATTTCAAacttatttatcatatttatgtTATACTAGCATATATGATATGTTTTAaatgaattatattttattttattttttaaaataattaatattataagttATATCAAACCACCTGTTGGGAAGAAAAACATTATTCTTATAACTATATGTACCAACAATttcatcctatatatatatatatatatatatatattagatcaATCGGTTGGAGATTACGCCTTATGAAGCGGATGTCACTAATTCGAAAACCTTCTTCTCCCTCTTGTGAATCGTATTATCgtatacttatttaaaaaaaaaaaaaaaaaaaaaaaaaaaaaaaaaaaaaaaaacaactccgTTACGTGATTCCATCAGACGTGGCATTAACTGTACACCAGTAAACACGAAATACTCCAACGATTAAAAATTACGACTATAAGACTCATTTCAGATCCGTGGATTCTGGTCTGTCTATAACCCTCGCTGGGGGCTACCATTTTCTTCTTTAGATCGAATAATCTCTGCGGACGTCCCCATCTTCGCTTCACTGACGAACTCTGTCACAGCTCTCTGGTAATTTTTCCACTCTCACTTTCCCGAGAATGTCACAATGAAAATAAGAATCGAAGCTTTCAGCTTTTCTGGGTTTTCCCTTGTATTTTGTTGCTATTTTATTCACTAtctcattcttattttctttttgttttgtttcacaGCCAATTGTAGTTGTTTTCTGGGAAGATCTGGTTTGATTTTGAATCGGTTTGGTTTTGGGTGGTTTTCTGATCCGGTAATTTAATATTGAGTGTCGGAGAGACCGAACACTGTGGAGTTTGTTTCACTCGCGGGGTTCGATGTTCGATTTTTGGTCTATTATGCAGAAGATCTATGAGTTTTAGTGCAGTCAAAACGCCTAAAGTTGTGAATTTTAGCTCGATTTAGAGACCTTTGGCAGAGTCGTAGCGGTGGATAACTGGATCTAGTGGGATTACTGTGACTGAATCAGTGAGTTTCACCATGGAGACCCTTGTGGTTGCTCAGCATAGGAACCAGTACTACAGCGGAAGTAAACCCAGTGGGCCGGCCCAGTTTGGTTCGTCGCCGTCCAGAGACTTCAGAGGGATCAATTGCCGGAGTTACCAATCCGGCGCAGGTATACTACCGACCCCGTTGAAAGCTTGCTCTACTCCTGTAACCAAACCGTGCTTTTCTTATCCTTCTGCACCTTTGCCTGAAACACCATCCCCGACACACTCTGATAGCAACACACACTCGAAAACAACTGTGAAAAGCGCTCCCATTAATATCAACGCGAAAGCTTGTAACAAAGAGAGGGCTTTTAGCGAGGATATTGCTAACGAGAGGTTCTCATTTTCTGAGCTCTGGGCTGGCCCCACGTACTCGAACTCGCCGCCGCCGAGTTCCTTACCGATACCCAAATTCTCGATCCGGCCAAAGAGGACCGTGTCGCTTAACCTGCCCTGTTCGGCCCCTGAGATGATCAAAACGTACCACCCAATGGCCAAGTCTGCACCTCCATCGCCTACTAGGGAGCATAACAGTTCTACCAGGGATATCTTTCGTAGTGCTGACTCTGCGACCAAGACCTTACGTCGCATTCTTAATCTGGATGAGTGACATGGTTTGGAGTGTGGGGCTCCTGTAAATAAATCTACTTTGAAAGCTTAGGTTAGTGTTAGATTGTATATAGGGTGAATAAATTGGTCCGTAGTGCGAATCTGTAAGAGTTTGTTTATCTAAGTAAGCGAGGGCAATGGCTGTGGTGGGTTAATTGTCTCTGGGTTACACTGGGTTACACATTAAGAGTTGATGTGGAGTTGGGATTGAGTTATGGACTTGGATTTTGGTCATGGACTCATGGGTATATCATAGCGAGAGGAATGTATGCGTATTATGGGTGGGTTTTGCAGCACGGATGGAAGCGAACTTTGAAGGTTTAGGAAGTAATGCATGGAAATTTGCTTGATTGATTGGTGGAGCTGTTCTTTGGCATGGATAGAATACCTTACTGCTGTTGAATTTATTGGGCCTGAAGGAAAAAACTTCTCTAGTTGAATGTCAAAAGTTATGATGCCAAGCTTTCGGTTTAAGTTTAGGTTTAGGTCTTTGTCTCAGACCCTGTATATACTGTAGAATCTGGAACTGACTACTTACACAAACTCCGTAGGCTTCTGTTTCATTCTTGCTATCATCATCTTCTTTAGTTGTTCTTAAACTTTATTATCCTTTGTTTCTCATAGCCTAACTTTATTATCCTTTCTCATACCCTGACATTGATTAGTCTCAAAGATCAAAGTTGCCTCAATCGGCTGCCAGATGATCTGCCTCCCTATAACTCTTTACTCGCCTATCAACATCTCCCCTCTTCatatttattgtttcttttgttgTGTTTGGATCTTACTCGGTTCTGTACACTCTGCGGGGTGTTCCTCCCCATTCACCGCTTTTCCTGTTTTTAAAGAGGGAAAAGTGGGGAGGGGTGTAGATAGTAGTAGTTTGCTGCTCTGTTTTGTTGTAAGCCCCTTGTAGTTGCTTCTTCTTGTAACTGCATAGTGCTGCATCCATCTTGATCACCAAAAAGGTTTATCTGCCTTGGAGGTTGCTGATCGTACCAAGCCATGCACAAGGTAATtgtctttttgaattttgattttctatgcttaaatatatatttgtagtaCCATTAACTGATGTcgcattttctctttttccaatCTGTGAAACAGGGAGCCAGTCACAGAAGAATCATTGGTGGCTTTGCTAGTAGGATGTGTTCGTGCTGGATCTAGTGTTTGTATGTGAGTCTTGTGAGGACCTGCGTGCAGTTTCTTAATGTGGTctcttttgtttgaaaaatgcaTTTTGTCCATGTTTGGGTTTTTTAGTATGTCGTTCCTGGAGTCCCCTGACCTAGTGGAGTCTAATATTATGTAGTATTTGGCTAAGTTGTTCTTATCTTTTTCCTTATCACGTTGTATCAGACTGCAATGTCAGTATCTTTTGCATTTATGTCGATGTTTATGCCATCATTTTGCATTGtgatttatattattatttcttgctttaattaaatttgatctACTGTATTATTGCTGGTGGTAACCCTAGGGGGTTGACTTAAGGGCTTTGGTCTTTTGTGGCATTTTCATTAGGTCTATAAGGTTCGAATCTCCTTGAGTACAAACAATATCTTGGGACCAGTTCGCAAGCAAAGCTGGAGCATTACCTGATCCGTGCGAAGAGTGcaggggttaaaaaaaaaaaaccgaaaaaactTATAAGTCACAACGAGCAAAATAACCTCTTCAAGGCCAATTTCTGAGAGTTGATAGCGTTGTGGAGGGATAAATGAGTCTTAGGCGAATTGTGtctaataataacatattaGAGTTGATCTTCTTCAAATAATCGAGATTATTTAATACCGTT
Above is a genomic segment from Alnus glutinosa chromosome 12, dhAlnGlut1.1, whole genome shotgun sequence containing:
- the LOC133851446 gene encoding uncharacterized protein LOC133851446, translated to METLVVAQHRNQYYSGSKPSGPAQFGSSPSRDFRGINCRSYQSGAGILPTPLKACSTPVTKPCFSYPSAPLPETPSPTHSDSNTHSKTTVKSAPININAKACNKERAFSEDIANERFSFSELWAGPTYSNSPPPSSLPIPKFSIRPKRTVSLNLPCSAPEMIKTYHPMAKSAPPSPTREHNSSTRDIFRSADSATKTLRRILNLDE